From Apium graveolens cultivar Ventura chromosome 9, ASM990537v1, whole genome shotgun sequence, the proteins below share one genomic window:
- the LOC141685196 gene encoding uncharacterized protein LOC141685196 → MVRSLFRKILAYFSSEDDSDVEIEEAYGHISNHHKTRQHRKIIRRDHNMGNERLFRDYFAENLVYPSNLFRRRFRMSRPLFLRVLREVESFEPYFVQRIDNARRLGLSSMQKVTATLRMLAYRVTGDFMDEYIRIGETTAMESLKKFTETVVSVFSNEYLRSPNANDIIRLLDVAEQRGFPGMLGSIDCTHWKWKNCPTAWKGVRSQYWLAVYSIVLTK, encoded by the exons ATGGTTCGATCATTGTTTCGTAAAATATTGGCATATTTTTCATCAGAAGATGATAGCGATGTCGAAATTGAGGAGGCTTATGGGCATATATCAAATCATCATAAAACTAGGCAACATCGTAAGATTATTCGGCGTGATCATAACATGGGGAACGAACGCCTATTTCGTGATTATTTTGCAGAGAATCTGGTGTATCCATCAAATCTATTTCGAAGAAGATTTCGTATGAGTCGTCCGTTATTTCTTCGTGTTTTAAGAGAGGTAGAGTCATTTGAGCCGTATTTTGTGCAGAGAATAGATAATGCTCGACGACTTGGTTTATCTTCTATGCAAAAAGTAACCGCGACACTTAGAATGCTTGCCTATAGGGTTACAGGAGATTTTATGGATGAGTACATTCGTATAGGTGAAACCACTGCAATGGAGAGTCTCAAAAAATTCACCGAGACTGTAGTTAGTGTATTCTCCAATGAGTATTTGAGGTCTCCTAATGCTAATGATATTATCCGATTACTTGATGTTGCTGAACAACGAGGATTTCCGGGTATGCTTGGAAGCATTGACTGCACGCACTGGAAGTGGAAAAACTGCCCCACCGCTTGGAaaggtgttaggtcccaatat TGGTTAGCTGTGTATTCAATTGTGTTGAcaaaatga